One part of the Melitaea cinxia chromosome 8, ilMelCinx1.1, whole genome shotgun sequence genome encodes these proteins:
- the LOC123655716 gene encoding uncharacterized protein LOC123655716, translated as MGPQGILVMAISIVGAMAFIPHGSIGEKEHMLTEALLREVIDRMGSDFNDAAPSYLDIPKEVQISLMSRAPKELENEQLDYDSLIDGNPSPSLRDQEYLQHSSLWGHQYVTGGAGEGEQRLRPSGLVPNRQMIKTDAVLPAYCNPPNPCPVGYTEEHGCITEFENTAAFSREYQLSQRCMCDGEHMFSCPPDSPSEYDIRFPDHHKNLVAKKYKDDVSIN; from the exons ATGGGCCCCCAAGGAATTCTGGTTATGGCCATAAGCATCGTCGGGGCGATGGCATTTATCCCCCATGGTTCTATTGGGGAAAAG GAGCATATGCTAACGGAAGCTTTGCTTCGTGAGGTTATCGATCGTATGGGCTCGGACTTCAACGACGCAGCGCCCTCGTACCTCGATATCCCGAAAGAGGTACAGATTTCGTTGATGTCCCGAGCCCCCAAGGAGCTGGAGAACGAGCAGCTCGACTACGACTCGCTGATCGACGGGAACCCCAGCCCGAGCCTGCGAGACCAAGAGTATTTGCAGCACAG TTCATTATGGGGCCATCAGTACGTAACCGGCGGTGCGGGAGAGGGTGAACAGCGTCTGCGACCATCCGGACTGGTTCCGAACCGGCAGATGATCAAAACCGATGCTGTCCTTCCGGCCTACTGTAACCCTCCAAACCCCTGCCCTGTCGGATACACtg AGGAACATGGCTGTATCACAGAGTTCGAGAACACAGCCGCGTTCAGCCGCGAGTACCAACTCTCTCAGCGTTGTATGTGCGACGGCGAGCACATGTTCAGCTGCCCCCCTGATTCCCCCTCCGAATACGATATCCGCTTCCCCGATCACCACAAGAATCTCGTCGCCAAGAAGTATAAGGACGACGTTAGTATTAATTAG